A genomic segment from Agrobacterium vitis encodes:
- a CDS encoding GNAT family N-acetyltransferase, with amino-acid sequence MQDLKTYRVAAPAPVRLEGHYVLVEPFVREQHLSDLWAGLGGGDAVNQALRYFPNDDFSGIEVFGDWLEGANASGSLITHIFRSKADGSIVGMASLMRPDPKNGVIEVGSVAHGPAMKRSALSSEAHYLLARHVFEDLRYRRYEWKCHNDNEPSKITARRYGFTFEGVFRQHMISKGNNRDTAWFSIIDADWPLVKAGFEAWLDPDNFGADGHQKQRLEDIRAALRSAT; translated from the coding sequence ATGCAGGATCTGAAGACCTATCGCGTTGCGGCACCAGCGCCAGTGCGGCTTGAAGGCCATTATGTACTGGTCGAGCCCTTTGTCCGTGAACAGCATCTGTCGGATCTGTGGGCCGGGCTTGGCGGTGGCGATGCCGTCAATCAGGCGCTGCGCTATTTTCCCAATGACGATTTTTCCGGTATCGAGGTTTTCGGCGACTGGCTGGAGGGCGCCAATGCCAGTGGCAGCCTGATCACCCATATCTTCCGCTCGAAAGCCGATGGGTCCATTGTCGGCATGGCCAGCCTGATGCGACCCGATCCTAAAAACGGCGTGATTGAAGTCGGCTCGGTTGCGCATGGCCCGGCGATGAAACGTTCTGCCCTATCGAGCGAGGCGCATTATCTGCTGGCCAGACATGTGTTCGAGGATCTGCGCTATCGGCGCTACGAGTGGAAATGCCATAATGACAACGAGCCGAGCAAGATCACGGCGCGCCGCTATGGCTTCACCTTCGAGGGCGTGTTTCGCCAGCACATGATTTCCAAGGGAAACAACCGCGATACCGCTTGGTTCTCGATCATCGATGCCGATTGGCCTCTCGTCAAAGCCGGGTTCGAGGCTTGGCTTGATCCTGACAATTTCGGTGCTGACGGCCATCAGAAACAGCGGCTTGAGGATATTCGCGCCGCTCTGAGGTCTGCGACATGA
- a CDS encoding nickel/cobalt transporter has protein sequence MLTHRRVSRTALLVAVALAVALPATFSATLAHAGSPLGIGTAEPSFQMDGPLAGVMLWINTHQQAFYRALTEALRGMRDDPHQLWVLIGLSFAYGVFHAAGPGHGKAVISSYMVANELELKRGIAISIASSILQAIVAIVTVGVMFLVLRGSGITLTRATDAMEAASFALVVAFGVWLLVRKLSEIFRHRQPMPVLAFSGGSTGEMPSGGVTAGLFDAPQPVGTKSASSSATGLRFQADAADSDRYLPREGEICVDCGRSHLPSPAMVGAEHFSIKEAWSAIVAVGLRPCSGALLVMTFAMLNQLYLGGILSVFAMAAGTAITVSALAIAAVGAKGLAVRLAGNGSHTAYRVGMAIEIGGALFIILVGSLLLAASLQGYHLSSG, from the coding sequence ATGCTGACGCATCGACGGGTTTCAAGGACCGCTCTGCTTGTTGCTGTCGCTCTTGCCGTGGCATTGCCTGCGACATTCTCCGCCACATTGGCCCATGCAGGCTCGCCGCTCGGCATCGGCACCGCCGAACCGTCCTTTCAGATGGACGGGCCGTTGGCCGGGGTGATGCTATGGATCAACACCCATCAACAGGCCTTCTACCGGGCGCTGACCGAGGCGCTGCGCGGCATGCGTGACGATCCCCACCAGCTCTGGGTCTTGATCGGCCTGTCCTTTGCTTACGGCGTGTTTCATGCCGCCGGCCCCGGCCACGGCAAGGCGGTGATCTCGTCCTATATGGTCGCCAATGAGCTGGAGCTGAAGCGCGGCATTGCCATTTCCATCGCCTCTTCGATTTTGCAGGCCATCGTCGCCATCGTCACGGTGGGCGTGATGTTTCTCGTCCTGCGCGGCAGCGGCATTACCCTCACACGGGCAACCGACGCCATGGAAGCCGCCAGTTTCGCGCTGGTCGTCGCCTTCGGGGTCTGGTTGCTGGTCCGCAAGCTGAGCGAGATTTTCCGGCATCGCCAGCCTATGCCGGTCCTTGCCTTTTCCGGCGGGAGTACGGGAGAGATGCCATCGGGCGGCGTAACCGCTGGCCTGTTCGATGCGCCGCAGCCAGTTGGTACAAAATCCGCATCGTCTTCAGCCACCGGCCTGCGCTTCCAGGCCGATGCAGCCGATAGCGACCGATATTTACCGCGTGAGGGCGAAATCTGCGTGGATTGCGGCCGCAGCCATCTGCCGTCGCCAGCCATGGTCGGCGCCGAGCATTTCAGCATCAAGGAAGCCTGGTCGGCCATTGTCGCCGTTGGCCTTCGCCCCTGTTCTGGCGCGCTGCTGGTCATGACCTTCGCCATGCTGAACCAACTTTATTTAGGCGGTATTCTATCGGTCTTCGCCATGGCGGCGGGAACCGCGATCACCGTCTCGGCGCTCGCCATCGCTGCCGTCGGTGCCAAGGGTCTGGCGGTGCGGCTGGCGGGCAATGGCTCCCATACCGCCTACCGCGTCGGCATGGCCATCGAGATCGGCGGCGCGTTGTTCATCATCCTGGTCGGCAGCCTGCTACTGGCCGCCTCCTTGCAAGGCTATCACCTGTCATCCGGGTGA
- a CDS encoding helix-turn-helix transcriptional regulator, with the protein MTRSERLLSLLQILRRYRRPVTGQVLAEELGVSIRTLYRDIATLQSQGAGIEGEAGLGYVLRPGYMLPPLMFSPQEIEALVLGSRFVAQRTDQHLGLAARDALAKIIAVLPDELRRSLEDNSLLVGPSDRAAGQLPADLSPFRQAIRAEHVLHIVYRDEKGATSSRDIWPFALTFFEGARILLAWCTLREDFRHFRCDRIGECKTLALRYPMRRASLLKRWREHNSIPDRIF; encoded by the coding sequence ATGACCCGGTCCGAGCGTCTTCTTTCCCTGCTGCAAATTCTGCGGCGCTATCGCCGCCCGGTGACCGGACAGGTATTGGCCGAAGAACTGGGCGTCTCCATCCGCACGCTCTACCGCGACATTGCCACGCTCCAGAGCCAGGGCGCCGGTATCGAGGGCGAGGCCGGACTTGGCTATGTGCTGCGTCCGGGCTACATGCTACCGCCGCTGATGTTCAGCCCACAGGAAATCGAAGCGCTGGTGCTTGGCTCCCGCTTTGTTGCACAACGAACCGACCAGCACTTGGGCCTCGCCGCCCGCGACGCGCTTGCAAAAATCATCGCCGTGCTGCCCGACGAACTGCGCCGCAGTCTTGAGGATAATAGTCTGCTGGTCGGGCCAAGCGATAGAGCAGCGGGGCAGCTTCCAGCCGATCTCAGCCCGTTTCGGCAGGCGATCCGCGCTGAACATGTGCTGCATATCGTCTACCGGGATGAAAAAGGGGCGACGAGCAGCCGCGATATCTGGCCCTTCGCCCTGACATTCTTTGAAGGCGCACGGATCTTGCTGGCCTGGTGTACGCTGCGGGAAGATTTCAGACATTTTCGCTGCGACCGCATTGGGGAGTGCAAGACACTCGCTCTGCGCTACCCGATGCGTCGGGCCAGCCTGCTGAAACGATGGCGCGAGCATAACAGCATTCCAGATCGGATTTTTTAG
- a CDS encoding tellurite resistance TerB family protein translates to MIDAKKLLTQFLGSQIPGIGGSVRKRGDDAAGYAKSNPWKTGALVSVLLGTKTGRSLAGGALKVGGLALVAGLGYRAYRNYQSGKAPEELRALPELPAPPENSGFDPATSLSNDFALTLIKAMIAAAKADGHIDAGERANIMEKLHVEELGDEAEAFIRAELDNPTDLDALVAAARTEEQKVELYTASRLTIDPDTRAERGYLDLLAGRLGLADGLIDHIEATVAAAKVETPAG, encoded by the coding sequence ATGATCGACGCCAAAAAGCTCCTCACGCAGTTTCTGGGATCGCAGATCCCGGGCATCGGCGGCTCTGTTCGCAAGAGGGGTGATGACGCCGCAGGCTATGCCAAGTCCAATCCCTGGAAGACCGGCGCGCTGGTGTCCGTGCTGCTCGGCACCAAGACCGGACGGTCGCTGGCCGGAGGCGCGCTGAAAGTCGGCGGCCTGGCGCTGGTGGCTGGTCTCGGCTACCGCGCCTATCGCAATTACCAGTCCGGCAAGGCCCCGGAAGAGCTGCGTGCCCTGCCGGAACTGCCGGCTCCACCGGAAAATTCCGGCTTTGATCCGGCAACCTCGCTCAGCAATGATTTCGCGCTCACCCTGATCAAGGCGATGATTGCAGCGGCGAAGGCCGATGGCCATATCGACGCAGGCGAGCGCGCCAATATCATGGAAAAACTGCATGTCGAGGAACTCGGCGATGAGGCGGAGGCTTTTATTCGTGCAGAACTGGACAATCCGACCGATCTCGATGCGCTGGTGGCTGCTGCCCGCACCGAGGAACAGAAGGTCGAACTCTATACGGCCTCGCGCTTGACCATCGATCCCGATACGAGGGCCGAGCGTGGCTATCTCGACCTGCTGGCCGGACGCCTCGGTCTTGCCGATGGATTGATCGACCATATCGAGGCGACGGTTGCGGCGGCCAAGGTCGAGACACCGGCTGGCTGA
- a CDS encoding CYTH domain-containing protein, translated as MAKEIERKFLVRSDTWRQHVSKSSSFQQGYILSGADRSVRIRIRDRADALLTIKIGHVGLSRDEFEYEIPLADGLEMIDKAQGNVIEKTRYNVEYGGYLWEVDVFAGAHAGLVVAEVELENDCEDPPLPPWVGREVTGDGRYSNQWLATSTPSTERRNGLSLKA; from the coding sequence ATGGCAAAGGAAATCGAAAGAAAATTCCTGGTCCGCTCAGACACCTGGCGTCAGCATGTCAGCAAATCCAGCAGTTTTCAGCAGGGTTATATTCTATCGGGAGCAGATCGTTCCGTGCGGATTCGTATACGCGACCGGGCCGATGCGCTTTTGACCATCAAGATCGGTCATGTTGGTCTCAGCCGCGATGAATTCGAATATGAAATCCCGCTCGCCGACGGGCTGGAAATGATCGACAAAGCACAGGGCAACGTCATCGAAAAAACCCGCTATAACGTTGAATATGGCGGCTATCTCTGGGAAGTCGATGTGTTCGCTGGCGCCCATGCCGGGCTCGTGGTGGCCGAGGTCGAACTGGAAAACGACTGTGAAGACCCACCGCTGCCGCCTTGGGTCGGGCGGGAAGTAACCGGCGACGGACGCTATTCCAACCAATGGCTGGCGACCTCCACGCCATCGACGGAAAGGCGCAATGGCCTATCGCTTAAGGCCTGA
- a CDS encoding VOC family protein has protein sequence MTTTSIPKMTILYVDTPETSAHFYQQVFGVAPVEISATFAMFALPGGFILGLWSRHTVEPAASITGGGCELAIRADTAADVDDLHTQWQALGVPMLQAPTDMEFGRTFLATDPDGHRIRVFNPPA, from the coding sequence ATGACAACCACCTCAATCCCGAAAATGACCATTCTTTACGTCGATACACCCGAGACAAGCGCCCATTTCTATCAGCAGGTCTTCGGTGTTGCGCCCGTCGAAATATCAGCGACATTTGCCATGTTCGCGCTGCCGGGCGGATTCATTCTCGGCCTCTGGTCCCGCCACACCGTTGAGCCTGCGGCAAGCATTACAGGCGGCGGCTGCGAACTGGCGATCCGGGCCGATACGGCTGCGGATGTCGATGATCTCCACACGCAATGGCAAGCGCTTGGCGTCCCCATGCTGCAAGCACCGACCGATATGGAGTTCGGGCGGACTTTCCTCGCCACCGATCCAGACGGCCATCGGATTCGCGTCTTCAACCCACCGGCATGA
- a CDS encoding 2-dehydro-3-deoxy-phosphogluconate aldolase — MTAKTDRLLAVLKLQPVVPVLIIDDVETAVPLARALVAGGLKAIEITMRTPAALEAISRVAAEVEGAVAGAGTILNPAHFEAALKAGSQFIVSPGTTPELLAAAAGSDVPLLPGAATASEVMTLREKGYEVLKFFPAEQAGGAAYLKSLSSPLAGTLFCPTGGISLKNARDYLSLPNVVCVGGSWVAPKELVAAGDWAGITKLAVEACALKG; from the coding sequence ATGACTGCGAAGACGGACAGATTGTTGGCGGTGCTCAAGCTTCAGCCAGTTGTTCCCGTGCTGATCATCGACGATGTCGAAACCGCCGTGCCGCTGGCGCGGGCGCTGGTGGCGGGTGGGCTGAAAGCCATCGAAATCACCATGCGCACGCCAGCTGCGCTGGAAGCGATTTCCCGGGTGGCCGCCGAGGTCGAGGGCGCCGTGGCCGGTGCCGGGACCATTCTCAACCCCGCCCATTTCGAAGCCGCGCTGAAAGCCGGGTCGCAGTTCATCGTCAGCCCCGGCACGACGCCGGAATTGCTGGCGGCTGCTGCCGGGTCCGATGTGCCGCTGCTGCCGGGGGCGGCTACGGCCAGCGAAGTGATGACCCTGCGCGAAAAGGGCTATGAAGTGTTGAAATTCTTCCCGGCCGAACAGGCAGGTGGAGCGGCCTATCTCAAATCGCTGTCTTCGCCGCTGGCGGGCACGCTGTTTTGCCCGACAGGCGGCATTTCCCTGAAGAATGCCCGTGATTATCTGTCGTTGCCCAACGTGGTCTGCGTTGGCGGCTCCTGGGTGGCACCGAAAGAGCTGGTCGCTGCGGGCGATTGGGCAGGCATTACCAAGCTGGCCGTTGAGGCTTGCGCGCTGAAGGGCTAA
- a CDS encoding CHAD domain-containing protein, which yields MAYRLRPDLKTGIAIAEMLGQLLQAAANDLDVGSETSAENRDRAVHLARRKLKRARALYRLVAPAIPDLRRRENRRLGDIARSLSPLRDAAALLESVEALQEAALSDEEAHALQQAWTVLSDRHERLAANLEAGQSALMRDAADGCREAADVAMEIAFNDRPVKLARMFAKAWTKTLKRAEAAIAACHDASEAESYHALRKATQTYWMHLSLLRDLWPSAIEMKRGAAKQLADLLGHENDLSVLTSVLDEDSSLFAGGETLSHLLAIIIRQQQALRRQALEAADALFADGPDLEPAVIEALWLRAAAQ from the coding sequence ATGGCCTATCGCTTAAGGCCTGACCTGAAGACAGGCATCGCCATTGCCGAGATGCTGGGGCAACTTTTGCAAGCTGCCGCAAACGACCTTGACGTCGGCTCCGAAACATCTGCCGAGAACCGGGATCGGGCCGTCCATCTTGCGCGCCGCAAATTGAAACGCGCCAGAGCTCTCTACCGACTGGTCGCACCGGCAATTCCCGACCTGCGTCGCCGGGAAAACCGTCGGTTGGGCGATATCGCCCGCAGCCTTTCCCCGCTTCGCGATGCGGCCGCGCTGCTTGAAAGCGTCGAAGCGCTTCAGGAGGCGGCCCTGAGCGATGAAGAAGCCCATGCCCTGCAACAGGCGTGGACAGTCCTGTCCGATCGCCATGAACGGCTGGCGGCCAATCTTGAGGCAGGCCAGAGCGCATTGATGCGCGATGCGGCAGACGGCTGCCGAGAGGCGGCGGATGTCGCCATGGAAATTGCGTTCAACGACCGTCCCGTCAAACTCGCCCGGATGTTTGCCAAGGCCTGGACCAAGACCTTAAAGCGTGCCGAAGCAGCCATCGCCGCCTGCCACGATGCCAGCGAGGCGGAAAGCTACCATGCGCTGCGCAAGGCCACCCAGACCTATTGGATGCATCTGTCCTTGCTGCGTGATCTCTGGCCGAGCGCCATCGAGATGAAACGCGGTGCCGCCAAACAATTGGCCGATCTGCTGGGCCATGAAAACGACCTTTCGGTGCTGACCTCGGTGCTGGATGAAGACTCAAGTCTGTTTGCTGGCGGCGAAACATTGTCCCATCTGCTCGCCATCATCATCCGCCAGCAGCAGGCCCTGCGCCGACAAGCGCTTGAGGCGGCGGATGCATTGTTTGCCGACGGTCCTGACCTGGAACCAGCCGTCATCGAGGCGCTGTGGCTACGAGCCGCAGCGCAATAG